A stretch of Myxococcus hansupus DNA encodes these proteins:
- a CDS encoding tetratricopeptide repeat protein — protein MRWVILVALVAGAADAAESSALTRAPARPVISLPDALSLETEGDDAGAIAALDALIGAQPAWELPRLEMARLLLKTGGALARAEAHLDVALQQAPHNPRAWYLRGLLWEERDDRRQAVQAYEQAVKLRGSYEDARLRLGMLWFDLGDTLKSEMHYRYLSRLKPEWVQVRLLLAEVLEKQERPLDAEKELLAARDYQPSSPLVLRRLADFYARTGRPQLAERVRKSMEAPPKKRMRELKPSRR, from the coding sequence ATGAGGTGGGTCATCCTGGTGGCCTTGGTGGCGGGCGCGGCGGACGCGGCGGAGTCTTCCGCCCTGACGCGGGCCCCCGCGCGCCCCGTGATTTCACTGCCGGATGCCTTGTCCCTGGAGACGGAAGGGGACGATGCGGGCGCCATCGCCGCGCTGGACGCCCTGATTGGCGCCCAGCCCGCCTGGGAGCTGCCCCGGTTGGAGATGGCCCGGCTCTTGTTGAAGACAGGGGGCGCGCTGGCGCGAGCCGAGGCCCACCTGGACGTCGCCCTCCAGCAAGCCCCTCATAATCCCCGCGCCTGGTACCTGCGGGGTTTGTTGTGGGAGGAGCGGGATGACCGCAGGCAGGCCGTGCAGGCGTACGAGCAGGCCGTGAAGCTGCGCGGCTCCTACGAGGACGCCCGCCTCCGGCTGGGGATGCTCTGGTTCGACCTGGGTGACACGCTCAAGTCGGAGATGCACTACCGCTACCTGTCACGCCTCAAGCCCGAGTGGGTGCAGGTGCGCCTCCTGCTCGCGGAGGTGCTGGAGAAGCAGGAGCGCCCCTTGGACGCGGAGAAGGAGCTGCTGGCCGCGCGCGACTACCAGCCGTCCAGCCCCCTGGTGCTCCGGCGGCTGGCGGATTTCTACGCGCGGACCGGGCGGCCCCAGCTCGCGGAGCGGGTGCGCAAGTCGATGGAAGCGCCACCGAAGAAGCGGATGCGCGAACTCAAACCATCACGTCGCTGA
- a CDS encoding adenylate/guanylate cyclase domain-containing protein has translation MKTANLAIVFTDIKGFTERTSRQTLEENQRLLQVHGALLSPLFKAFGGRIVKSIGDAFLVTFESPTQAVLSGIAIQDRLWHHNRTMEEAEQIHVRVAINVGEVRLDGNDIFGEPVNIAARVEGIAEAGEVYFTEAVYLAMNKAEVPSKEVGAYELKGIPGKIRVFHVPRAPYRVEAPAASAIAEAPGAESVPPFGNLALARVAAEASSQSQPVDLSGLGQRAAAGATVLGQQAAVLGRQARTVGGSLFSRAMVALPEPVAKNRVALGAGAVLLLVGILALSFSGDSTLRAISAVERAPEDERAALAKDVRAVILREEDSGRRHFLLGRLTEATGKPDEALKSYALAVKAGSADAEKRVVDLFEHARCDVRSDAASTAGKLQLKRAVRALERLKSDGGPDDGSRTGLFGLSKCDSKVAAESALKSFKDR, from the coding sequence TTGAAGACCGCCAACCTCGCCATCGTCTTCACCGACATCAAGGGCTTCACGGAGCGGACCAGCCGGCAGACGCTGGAGGAGAACCAGCGCCTGCTCCAGGTCCACGGTGCCCTGCTGTCGCCGCTGTTCAAGGCGTTTGGTGGGCGCATCGTCAAGTCCATCGGTGACGCGTTCCTCGTCACCTTCGAGTCGCCCACCCAGGCGGTGCTCAGTGGCATCGCCATCCAGGACCGGCTGTGGCACCACAACCGGACGATGGAGGAGGCGGAGCAGATTCACGTCCGCGTGGCCATCAACGTGGGTGAGGTCCGGCTGGACGGCAACGACATCTTCGGTGAGCCCGTCAACATCGCCGCCCGGGTGGAGGGCATCGCCGAGGCGGGCGAGGTGTACTTCACCGAGGCCGTCTACCTGGCGATGAACAAGGCCGAGGTTCCGTCGAAGGAAGTGGGCGCCTACGAGTTGAAGGGCATCCCCGGGAAGATTCGCGTCTTCCACGTGCCCCGCGCGCCGTACCGCGTGGAGGCCCCCGCCGCCAGCGCCATCGCCGAGGCGCCGGGCGCGGAGTCGGTGCCGCCCTTCGGCAACCTGGCCCTGGCGCGCGTGGCGGCGGAGGCGTCATCTCAGTCGCAGCCGGTGGACCTGTCCGGGCTGGGCCAGCGCGCGGCGGCGGGCGCCACGGTGCTGGGGCAGCAGGCCGCGGTGCTCGGGCGTCAGGCTCGCACCGTGGGGGGCTCGCTCTTTTCGCGCGCCATGGTGGCCCTGCCGGAGCCCGTGGCGAAGAACCGGGTGGCGTTGGGCGCGGGGGCGGTGCTCCTGTTGGTGGGCATCCTGGCGCTGTCTTTCAGCGGTGATTCGACCCTGCGCGCCATCAGCGCGGTGGAGCGGGCACCGGAGGACGAGCGGGCGGCGCTGGCGAAGGACGTTCGGGCCGTCATCCTGCGGGAGGAGGACTCCGGACGGCGTCACTTCCTCCTGGGCCGCCTGACGGAGGCGACGGGCAAGCCGGACGAAGCCTTGAAGAGTTACGCCCTGGCCGTGAAGGCGGGCAGTGCCGACGCGGAGAAGCGCGTCGTCGACCTGTTCGAGCATGCGCGGTGCGACGTGCGCTCGGACGCCGCGTCCACCGCGGGCAAGCTCCAGTTGAAGCGGGCGGTGCGCGCGCTGGAGCGGTTGAAGTCGGACGGCGGCCCTGACGACGGTTCTCGGACAGGGCTCTTCGGGCTGTCGAAGTGCGACTCCAAGGTGGCCGCGGAGAGCGCGCTCAAGAGCTTCAAGGACCGTTGA
- a CDS encoding exo-beta-N-acetylmuramidase NamZ family protein, giving the protein MTKVKTGLDVWVEQGFSSLKGKRVGAIVNPTSVDSRFRHLADLLAGAEGVTLAALFGPEHGIRGEAQYMVAVDEAKDRRTGVPVFSLYGSTFESLSPRQESLQGLEALVFDIQDVGSRYYTYVYTMALAMKAAAQARVPFYVLDRPNPLNGAALEGNLVGEGFRSFVGLYALPNRHGMTAGELARLFNAQEGFGCELTVVPCEGWRRGQFWDETGLPFISPSPNMPTPDTALVYPGMCLGEGTNVSEGRGTCRPFEQFGAPWVDTDALLARLAKEDLPGVAFRAVGFTPTFDKYTGQSCNGAFIHVTDRRVFQPLRTGVAIFQALHDIGPGQFGWRADAYEFVEDVPAFDLLCGTDQVRRGIEAGWPLDRLLEGFSAQTEMFARQRTPYLLYA; this is encoded by the coding sequence GTGACGAAGGTGAAGACGGGACTGGACGTGTGGGTCGAGCAGGGCTTCTCCTCGCTGAAGGGCAAGCGCGTGGGCGCCATCGTGAATCCCACCAGCGTGGACTCGCGCTTCCGCCACCTGGCGGACCTGCTGGCCGGCGCGGAGGGCGTCACGCTGGCGGCGCTCTTCGGTCCGGAGCACGGCATCCGCGGTGAGGCGCAGTACATGGTCGCCGTGGACGAGGCGAAGGACCGCCGCACGGGCGTGCCGGTGTTCAGCCTCTACGGCTCCACCTTCGAGTCGCTGTCGCCGCGCCAGGAGTCGCTCCAGGGGCTGGAGGCGCTCGTCTTCGACATCCAGGACGTGGGCAGCCGCTACTACACCTACGTCTACACCATGGCGCTGGCCATGAAGGCCGCGGCCCAGGCGCGCGTGCCCTTCTACGTGCTGGACCGGCCCAACCCGCTCAACGGCGCGGCCCTGGAAGGCAACCTGGTGGGGGAGGGGTTCCGCTCCTTCGTGGGGTTGTACGCGCTGCCCAACCGCCACGGCATGACGGCGGGCGAGCTGGCCCGTCTGTTCAACGCGCAGGAGGGCTTCGGCTGCGAGCTGACGGTGGTGCCGTGCGAGGGCTGGCGCCGGGGCCAGTTCTGGGACGAGACGGGGCTGCCGTTCATCTCCCCGTCACCGAACATGCCCACGCCGGACACCGCGCTGGTGTACCCGGGCATGTGCCTGGGCGAGGGCACCAATGTCTCCGAGGGCCGTGGCACCTGCCGGCCCTTCGAGCAGTTCGGCGCGCCATGGGTGGACACGGACGCGCTGCTCGCGCGGCTGGCGAAGGAGGACCTCCCAGGGGTGGCGTTCCGGGCCGTGGGCTTCACGCCCACGTTCGACAAGTACACGGGCCAGTCCTGCAACGGCGCCTTCATCCACGTGACGGACCGGCGGGTGTTCCAGCCGCTGCGCACCGGCGTCGCCATCTTCCAGGCGCTGCATGACATCGGGCCCGGGCAGTTCGGCTGGCGCGCGGACGCGTACGAGTTCGTCGAGGACGTTCCCGCCTTCGACCTGCTCTGTGGGACGGACCAGGTCCGCCGGGGCATCGAGGCGGGGTGGCCGTTGGACAGGCTGCTGGAGGGTTTCTCCGCGCAGACGGAAATGTTCGCGCGGCAGAGGACGCCCTACCTGCTATACGCTTGA
- the nadD gene encoding nicotinate (nicotinamide) nucleotide adenylyltransferase, with translation MRPAVQVAILGGSFNPPHVGHLMAATYVHATQGVDEVWLMPSWQHPFGKQMEPFEHRVAMCDALCAETSGWLKTSLVEQEPGLSGRTVDTLTLLVDRHPDIRWSIIIGSDILRDLPHWKDFHRIEELSRVIVLNRAGYPAPSTVGPPLAEVSSTLIRDLLARGEAPAELVPARAIAYAREHGLYGLKPAP, from the coding sequence GTGAGGCCCGCCGTGCAGGTCGCGATCCTCGGAGGCTCGTTCAACCCGCCGCACGTGGGCCACCTCATGGCCGCGACCTACGTCCACGCGACGCAGGGCGTGGACGAGGTCTGGTTGATGCCGTCCTGGCAGCACCCGTTCGGCAAGCAGATGGAGCCCTTCGAGCACCGCGTCGCCATGTGTGACGCGCTCTGCGCCGAGACGTCGGGCTGGCTGAAGACGAGCCTCGTCGAGCAGGAGCCAGGGCTTTCGGGGCGCACGGTGGACACGTTGACGCTGCTGGTGGACCGGCATCCCGACATCCGGTGGTCCATCATCATCGGGAGCGACATCCTGCGGGATTTGCCGCACTGGAAGGACTTCCACCGCATCGAGGAGCTGTCGCGGGTCATCGTGCTCAACCGCGCGGGCTACCCGGCGCCCAGCACCGTGGGCCCGCCGTTGGCCGAGGTGTCCTCGACGTTGATTCGCGACCTGCTGGCGCGAGGTGAGGCGCCCGCGGAGCTGGTGCCCGCGCGGGCCATCGCCTATGCGCGCGAGCACGGCCTGTATGGCCTGAAGCCCGCGCCCTGA
- a CDS encoding Rossmann-like and DUF2520 domain-containing protein: MSPAPRRRTGTSGRRPPVVIVGMGRLGGALGLALQAKKWPVRIHSRTDEGRQRAEALGLKPATSADLKRARVALLCVPDASVPSVAQAMSATLPRSAALVHTAGALSLDALGPARGRSRGSFHPLCAVSSPRDSLVGSTVAVSTRSPALRDILRRMAVDAGLRIIEVPEAHRAAYHAGAVLSAGGLVSLADAAVAALGAAGIGREDALAALLPLMQSAIRGLESRGLAGGLTGPIVRGDAGVVGAHLEALPEDVAPLYRLLSRRALGLAGDRLEPAARTALERLLTPSG; this comes from the coding sequence ATGAGCCCCGCGCCCCGCCGTCGCACCGGAACGTCCGGCCGTCGCCCTCCCGTGGTGATTGTCGGGATGGGCCGGCTCGGCGGCGCGCTCGGGCTCGCGCTGCAGGCGAAGAAGTGGCCCGTGCGCATCCATTCGCGCACGGACGAAGGACGTCAGCGCGCGGAGGCACTGGGCCTGAAGCCCGCCACTTCCGCGGACCTGAAGCGGGCCCGCGTCGCGCTGCTCTGCGTCCCCGACGCCTCGGTGCCCTCCGTCGCGCAGGCGATGTCAGCCACCCTTCCCCGCTCCGCCGCGCTGGTGCACACGGCTGGAGCGCTCTCGCTCGACGCGCTGGGGCCCGCGCGAGGCCGGAGCCGGGGTTCGTTCCATCCACTCTGCGCCGTGTCCTCGCCTCGCGACTCGCTCGTGGGCAGCACCGTGGCGGTGAGCACCCGCTCCCCCGCGCTGCGGGACATCCTCCGGCGCATGGCCGTGGATGCGGGGCTTCGCATCATCGAGGTGCCGGAAGCACACCGCGCGGCGTACCACGCGGGCGCGGTGCTGAGCGCGGGGGGCCTGGTGTCCCTGGCGGACGCGGCCGTGGCGGCGCTGGGCGCGGCGGGCATTGGCCGCGAGGACGCCCTGGCGGCGCTGCTTCCGCTGATGCAGTCGGCGATTCGGGGACTGGAGAGCCGGGGCCTCGCGGGGGGCCTCACCGGGCCCATCGTCCGCGGAGACGCGGGCGTCGTGGGCGCGCACCTGGAGGCGCTCCCGGAGGACGTCGCGCCGCTCTACCGGCTGCTGTCGCGGCGCGCGCTGGGGCTGGCCGGAGACCGGCTGGAGCCCGCGGCGCGCACCGCGTTGGAACGACTGCTTACGCCGTCAGGATGA
- a CDS encoding AAA family ATPase gives MVDSTDLAQVLHEANDIAQSVVQRVTSAHVLLALFTVENRAQVLLKERGVDEDAILQLLTSAPAEPDGLLRELREKTREIASNVGSQEADCLHLLIAVARVRCAAQELLQQAGLDLGGLMRVAMSYFTSGHMPRRLQLGRASATGPRPSNRPLGAPPSPLPASAVAISLPRSRPSAPPPSPFTLPSLPPRYSTPALSPRDLIDVDEEPEALPPPPVAPPVARAAPAPATPPPAAAPSPVARPAAPASASPVLDAKNYPLLTSLGRNLSQAAHEGRLDPVVGRAREVEEVIDILGKRRTNNPCLLGEPGVGKTAVVEGVAQRLLELRGSLSEKVLVELDMASLVAGTQLRGSFSEKLNALKDEVRRAEGRVVVFIDEIHTLVGAGSTGEGPQDAANELKTAMARGEFPCIGATTHDEYRKFISTDPALERRFTAVVVNEPSVPETVEILRGIIGRYEEHHGLRYTPEALEAAASLASRYVTDRFMPDKAISVVDLAGSRCHREGREVVEPSDVARVVAKLAGVPEERLLMNDSSRLLRLEQDLAERVIGHSEAVTRIAKVIRRNYAGFASRRPMGSFLFLGPTGVGKTEMARALADVLFGNRDAMVRLDMSEMSEQHGVSRLIGSPAGYVGFGEGGQLTEPVRRRPSSVVVLDEIEKAHREVQMLLLQVLEEGRLTDGKGRHIDFSNTVIVMTTNLGAEAFSRTGRPVGFGADAAGPGDAMDAASAVARKALPPELWNRIDERLPFRPLAEVEVARIATLLLEESSKRLATERGIEYVAGDDVVGHLLKSGGFDPMLGARPMRQMVQRLVEGPLAERILSGEFGSGDRVRIAVRSGQLQFQRER, from the coding sequence ATGGTCGATAGCACGGACCTCGCGCAGGTCCTCCACGAGGCGAATGACATCGCACAAAGCGTGGTCCAGAGGGTCACCTCTGCCCACGTGCTCCTGGCGCTGTTCACGGTGGAGAACCGTGCGCAGGTGCTCCTCAAGGAGCGGGGCGTGGACGAGGACGCCATCCTCCAACTCCTGACGTCCGCCCCGGCCGAGCCGGACGGGCTGCTTCGTGAGTTGCGCGAGAAGACCCGCGAGATTGCCTCCAATGTGGGTTCGCAAGAGGCGGACTGCCTCCATCTCCTCATCGCCGTGGCGCGGGTGCGCTGCGCGGCGCAGGAGCTGCTGCAGCAGGCCGGGCTCGACCTAGGCGGCCTGATGCGCGTGGCGATGTCCTACTTCACCAGCGGGCACATGCCGCGCCGGCTCCAACTGGGCCGCGCGTCGGCCACGGGGCCGCGCCCCTCGAACCGCCCCCTGGGCGCCCCGCCGTCCCCCCTGCCCGCCTCGGCCGTCGCCATCAGCCTGCCGCGCTCGCGGCCCAGCGCGCCGCCGCCCTCGCCCTTCACCCTTCCGTCCCTGCCGCCGCGCTACAGCACCCCGGCGCTGTCGCCGCGAGACCTCATCGACGTGGACGAGGAGCCGGAGGCGCTCCCGCCGCCCCCCGTCGCCCCACCGGTGGCTCGCGCCGCCCCCGCTCCCGCGACGCCGCCCCCGGCCGCCGCCCCGTCTCCCGTGGCGCGTCCCGCTGCGCCCGCCTCCGCATCCCCGGTGCTGGACGCCAAGAACTACCCGCTGCTCACCTCGCTGGGCCGCAACCTGAGCCAGGCCGCGCACGAGGGGCGCCTGGACCCCGTGGTGGGCCGCGCCCGCGAAGTCGAGGAGGTCATCGACATCCTGGGCAAGCGCCGCACCAACAACCCCTGCCTGCTGGGCGAGCCCGGCGTGGGCAAGACGGCGGTGGTGGAAGGCGTGGCTCAGCGGCTGCTCGAGCTGCGCGGCTCGCTGTCGGAGAAGGTGCTGGTGGAGCTGGACATGGCCTCGCTCGTGGCGGGCACCCAGCTTCGCGGCTCGTTCTCCGAGAAGCTCAACGCGTTGAAGGACGAGGTCCGCCGCGCCGAGGGCCGCGTGGTGGTGTTCATCGACGAAATCCACACGCTGGTGGGCGCGGGCTCCACGGGTGAAGGCCCCCAGGACGCGGCCAACGAGCTGAAGACGGCCATGGCGCGGGGCGAGTTCCCCTGCATCGGAGCCACCACGCACGACGAGTACCGCAAGTTCATCAGCACCGACCCGGCGCTGGAGCGCCGCTTCACCGCGGTGGTGGTCAACGAGCCCTCCGTCCCGGAGACGGTGGAAATCCTCCGCGGCATCATTGGCCGCTACGAGGAGCACCACGGCCTGCGCTACACGCCCGAGGCCCTGGAGGCCGCGGCGTCCCTGGCGAGCCGCTACGTGACGGACCGCTTCATGCCGGACAAGGCCATCTCCGTGGTGGACCTGGCGGGCAGCCGCTGCCATCGCGAGGGCCGCGAGGTGGTGGAGCCGTCCGACGTGGCGCGGGTGGTGGCCAAGCTCGCGGGCGTGCCCGAGGAGCGGCTGTTGATGAACGACTCGTCGCGCCTCCTCCGACTGGAGCAAGACCTGGCGGAGCGCGTCATCGGCCACTCGGAGGCCGTCACCCGCATCGCCAAGGTCATCCGCCGCAACTACGCCGGCTTCGCGTCGCGCCGCCCCATGGGCAGCTTCCTCTTCCTGGGCCCCACGGGCGTGGGCAAGACGGAGATGGCGCGCGCGCTGGCGGACGTGCTCTTCGGCAACCGGGACGCGATGGTGCGCCTGGACATGAGCGAGATGTCCGAGCAGCACGGCGTCTCGCGCCTCATCGGCTCGCCCGCCGGCTACGTGGGCTTCGGCGAGGGTGGCCAGCTCACGGAGCCGGTGCGCCGCCGCCCGTCCTCTGTGGTGGTGCTGGACGAAATCGAGAAGGCGCACCGCGAGGTGCAGATGCTCCTCCTCCAGGTTCTGGAGGAAGGCCGCCTGACGGACGGCAAGGGTCGGCACATCGACTTCTCCAACACCGTCATCGTGATGACGACGAACCTGGGCGCGGAGGCCTTCTCCCGCACGGGTCGGCCGGTGGGCTTCGGCGCCGACGCGGCGGGCCCCGGCGACGCCATGGACGCGGCCTCCGCGGTGGCGCGCAAGGCGCTGCCGCCGGAGCTGTGGAACCGCATCGATGAGCGGCTCCCCTTCCGCCCCCTGGCGGAGGTGGAGGTCGCGCGCATCGCCACGCTGCTGCTGGAGGAGAGCAGCAAGCGGCTCGCCACCGAGCGCGGCATCGAGTACGTGGCCGGCGACGACGTCGTGGGCCACCTGCTCAAGTCCGGCGGCTTCGACCCCATGCTGGGCGCTCGCCCCATGCGGCAGATGGTGCAGCGGCTGGTGGAAGGTCCTCTCGCGGAGCGCATCCTGTCGGGTGAGTTCGGCTCGGGAGACCGCGTGCGCATCGCCGTGCGCTCCGGGCAGCTCCAGTTCCAGCGGGAGCGATGA
- a CDS encoding YIP1 family protein has translation MTSLVQPARVFIDPLDGTRAAVEARRWVWPLLILALCVSASGTLFSLRWDATPDVIRQLQSSGQLTGLSEADLLDKIQTESRKALVGGIAKGMLLMPLMALLLACILWVVSWLFDRPAPFEQLLSAAVLALLPIALYHLIFTLCVAAQHTVTLSRVANLVPSNLGAVLQGLSPKMQRVASSVDFFNLWSTALLGLGFSAATGMRRGRAVLLAVALYAMYAGVFLIGLPGQAGGQ, from the coding sequence ATGACTTCTCTCGTTCAACCGGCTCGCGTCTTCATCGACCCCCTCGATGGGACACGTGCCGCCGTCGAGGCGCGCCGCTGGGTGTGGCCTCTCCTGATCCTGGCCCTGTGCGTGTCCGCTTCCGGGACACTCTTTTCCCTCCGGTGGGACGCCACCCCGGATGTGATCCGCCAGCTCCAGAGCTCTGGTCAGCTCACGGGGCTGTCGGAGGCGGACCTGCTCGACAAGATTCAGACCGAGTCGCGCAAGGCGCTGGTGGGCGGCATCGCCAAGGGGATGTTGCTGATGCCCCTGATGGCGCTGCTGCTGGCCTGCATCCTCTGGGTGGTGAGCTGGCTCTTCGACCGGCCGGCGCCGTTCGAGCAGCTCCTGTCGGCGGCGGTGCTGGCGCTGCTGCCCATCGCGCTCTATCACCTCATCTTCACCCTCTGTGTCGCGGCGCAGCACACCGTGACACTGTCTCGCGTGGCCAACCTCGTGCCGTCAAACCTGGGAGCGGTGTTGCAAGGGCTGAGTCCGAAGATGCAGCGCGTGGCGTCCTCCGTGGACTTCTTCAACCTCTGGAGCACGGCCTTGTTGGGCCTGGGCTTCTCGGCGGCCACGGGCATGCGCCGGGGCCGGGCGGTGCTGCTCGCGGTGGCGCTGTACGCCATGTACGCGGGCGTGTTCCTCATCGGGCTTCCGGGACAGGCGGGTGGGCAATGA
- a CDS encoding TolC family protein, with amino-acid sequence MNAFVIAAALAATPAPTPATTPAPPIDAAPVTPPPPVSSGAPISLAQVRSEGRQNVSAIQALLDVAIANEDVKLSRSALLPQISLDSSAGKIWFGRRQEFITVPDPANPGQFIRNAVETPTTSTQNYDLGMSLTQVIYDRARWKQLEQSGVVRDAQKDQAREEADTSELEAIRRFFTLFRTQATLGVLKATVERSEQQVERAQALFQAGRTGRNEEITAQVNLGTDRINYTSTLGQLVADQTQLAVWLARPGTEALSAEDPGVLTTEPPPAPSINEALASARVNRPLLKALGLRIRAAELQQSIARSEYLPRLIAQGLYNRGGPDATLVFTEPRLQNRFSAAVGLSWDVFTGLSTPASTRRAEADTRKAQLNLEQAAREIEGEVRAAHRRLEAQLEAARLAAQNVEAAALGLNVQDTRFKAGAGSTLDVRDAQLSLTRAELALLENRIDVEIARYTLLRAMGALSPGESK; translated from the coding sequence ATGAACGCGTTCGTCATCGCGGCCGCGCTGGCGGCCACTCCGGCTCCGACGCCCGCCACCACGCCGGCGCCTCCCATCGACGCGGCGCCCGTCACGCCTCCGCCTCCCGTCAGCTCGGGCGCGCCCATCTCCCTGGCGCAGGTGCGCAGCGAGGGGCGCCAGAACGTCAGCGCCATCCAGGCGCTGCTGGACGTGGCCATCGCGAACGAGGACGTGAAGCTGTCCCGCTCCGCGTTGCTGCCCCAGATCTCGCTCGATTCCTCGGCGGGTAAAATCTGGTTCGGCCGCCGGCAGGAGTTCATCACCGTTCCGGACCCGGCCAACCCCGGCCAGTTCATCCGCAACGCCGTCGAGACGCCGACCACCAGCACCCAGAACTACGACCTGGGCATGTCGCTCACGCAGGTCATCTATGACCGGGCGCGCTGGAAGCAGTTGGAGCAGAGCGGCGTGGTGCGCGACGCCCAGAAGGACCAGGCGCGCGAGGAGGCGGACACCTCCGAGCTGGAGGCCATCCGCCGCTTCTTCACCTTGTTCCGCACCCAGGCGACGCTCGGCGTGCTCAAGGCCACCGTCGAGCGCAGCGAGCAGCAGGTCGAGCGCGCCCAGGCCCTCTTCCAGGCGGGCCGGACCGGACGCAACGAGGAGATCACCGCGCAGGTGAACCTGGGGACCGACCGCATCAACTACACGTCGACGCTGGGGCAGTTGGTCGCGGACCAGACCCAGCTCGCGGTGTGGCTGGCGCGTCCTGGCACCGAGGCGCTGTCGGCCGAGGACCCGGGGGTGCTCACGACCGAGCCGCCTCCCGCGCCGTCCATCAACGAGGCGCTGGCGTCGGCCCGGGTGAACCGGCCGCTGCTCAAGGCGCTCGGGCTGCGCATCCGCGCCGCGGAGCTGCAGCAGTCCATTGCCCGCTCGGAGTACCTGCCGCGGCTGATCGCGCAGGGCCTCTACAACCGTGGTGGTCCGGACGCGACGCTGGTGTTCACCGAGCCGCGCCTGCAGAACCGCTTCTCGGCGGCCGTGGGCCTGAGCTGGGACGTGTTCACCGGGCTGTCCACGCCGGCGAGCACCCGCCGCGCCGAGGCGGACACGCGCAAGGCGCAGCTCAACCTGGAGCAGGCCGCTCGGGAGATCGAGGGCGAGGTCCGCGCCGCGCACCGCAGGCTGGAGGCCCAGCTCGAGGCCGCCCGTCTGGCCGCGCAGAACGTCGAGGCCGCCGCCTTGGGCCTCAACGTCCAGGACACGCGCTTCAAAGCTGGCGCGGGCTCCACCCTGGATGTTCGTGACGCGCAGCTCAGCCTCACGCGGGCCGAGCTGGCGCTGCTGGAAAACAGAATCGATGTCGAAATCGCCCGCTATACGCTGTTGCGGGCCATGGGCGCCCTGAGCCCGGGAGAATCGAAATGA
- a CDS encoding efflux RND transporter periplasmic adaptor subunit, with protein sequence MKWWKGAIAGALFLGAAAITAGGLKDRPPPSLEVQLSKARKGTITRTITGAGKVQAATTVKISSSLSGDLVELSVKDGEAVSKGQVLGRIDPRLYQAAHKQALASLNASRADVQVAEVEVGRAQLEFKRVEELATKGLASAAEVDTVRAQKSTADARLTAAKQMLARNMAIVDQAQTDLQRTTLLSPIDGNVIELSREVGERVRGSDLSEDVVMTIAALSAMEVKFEVGEHEVVHLKPGQPAEITLDALEGQTYSGSVVEIAQKALIKNEGTEAEVTSFPITVALDTRPPNVLPGMSAEARISAETHNDVVLVPIQAVTVRSERTLPDYKAPIEGGGLTAKRTESLAKVVFVVDANNKAQVRRVQTGIASDTELEILTGINDGDRVIEGPYRTLSKELSDGDIVREPEQGAGMKGGRKS encoded by the coding sequence ATGAAGTGGTGGAAGGGTGCCATTGCAGGCGCGTTGTTCCTGGGAGCCGCTGCCATCACCGCGGGCGGGTTGAAGGACCGGCCGCCGCCGTCGCTCGAAGTCCAGCTTTCGAAGGCCCGCAAGGGCACCATCACCCGCACCATCACGGGCGCGGGCAAGGTGCAGGCGGCCACGACGGTGAAGATTTCGTCCAGCCTCTCCGGCGACCTGGTGGAGCTGTCCGTGAAGGACGGCGAGGCCGTGTCGAAGGGGCAGGTGCTGGGCCGCATCGACCCGCGCCTCTATCAGGCCGCGCACAAGCAGGCGCTGGCGTCGCTCAACGCCTCGCGCGCCGACGTGCAGGTCGCGGAGGTGGAGGTGGGCCGCGCGCAGTTGGAGTTCAAGCGCGTGGAGGAGCTCGCGACCAAGGGCCTGGCCTCCGCCGCCGAGGTGGACACGGTGCGGGCGCAGAAGAGCACGGCGGATGCGCGGCTGACGGCCGCCAAGCAGATGCTGGCGCGGAACATGGCCATCGTGGACCAGGCGCAGACGGACCTGCAGCGCACCACGCTGCTGTCGCCCATCGACGGCAACGTCATCGAGCTGTCGCGCGAGGTGGGTGAGCGCGTGCGTGGCTCGGACCTCTCCGAGGACGTGGTGATGACCATCGCCGCGCTCAGCGCCATGGAGGTGAAGTTCGAGGTGGGTGAGCACGAGGTGGTCCACCTCAAGCCGGGCCAGCCCGCGGAAATCACGTTGGACGCGCTGGAGGGCCAGACGTACTCGGGCTCGGTGGTGGAGATTGCGCAGAAGGCGCTCATCAAGAACGAGGGCACCGAGGCGGAGGTGACGAGCTTCCCCATCACGGTGGCGCTGGACACCCGGCCGCCCAACGTGCTGCCCGGCATGAGCGCCGAGGCCCGCATCTCCGCGGAGACGCACAACGACGTGGTGCTGGTGCCCATCCAGGCGGTGACGGTGCGCTCGGAGCGCACGCTGCCGGACTACAAGGCCCCCATCGAGGGTGGCGGCCTGACGGCGAAGCGCACGGAGTCGCTGGCCAAGGTGGTGTTCGTGGTGGACGCCAACAACAAGGCGCAGGTCCGCCGGGTGCAGACGGGCATCGCGTCCGACACGGAGCTGGAGATCCTCACCGGAATCAACGACGGGGACCGGGTGATTGAAGGTCCGTACCGGACGCTGTCGAAGGAGCTGAGCGACGGCGACATCGTGCGCGAGCCCGAGCAGGGCGCCGGAATGAAGGGCGGTCGCAAGTCGTGA